In Candidatus Hydrogenedentota bacterium, the following are encoded in one genomic region:
- a CDS encoding GxxExxY protein: MLEGSYCLHKRQERTHTETQGTRRSNPPKQNEIGSVIVACAVALHRETGPGLLETVCEAVLARDSEVRGLRVARQVPIPIELRRRHFSRVFV; the protein is encoded by the coding sequence TTGCTGGAGGGATCTTATTGTCTCCATAAGAGACAAGAACGAACTCACACGGAGACACAGGGAACACGAAGATCGAATCCTCCGAAACAGAATGAGATAGGAAGCGTCATTGTGGCTTGCGCGGTGGCGCTTCATCGAGAGACGGGTCCCGGGCTGTTGGAAACAGTGTGCGAAGCGGTTCTTGCACGCGATTCGGAGGTCCGGGGTCTGCGCGTGGCACGGCAAGTTCCCATCCCCATCGAGCTTCGCAGGCGCCATTTCTCTCGTGTCTTTGTGTGA